In Rattus norvegicus strain BN/NHsdMcwi chromosome 3, GRCr8, whole genome shotgun sequence, a genomic segment contains:
- the Psmf1 gene encoding proteasome inhibitor PI31 subunit produces MAGLEVLFASAAPAMTCPQDALVCFLHWEVVTNGYYGLGTGDQPDPNDKKSELLPAEWNSNKELYALRYESKDGARKLLLKAVSVENGMIINVLEHGTQQVADLTLNLDDYIDAEDLSDFHRTYKNSEELRSRIRSGIITPIHEQWEKVRLSSPPREFPPATAREVDPLRISSHHPHTSRQPTWRDPLSPFAVGGEDLDPFGCQRGGMIVDPLRSGFPRALIDPSSGLPNRLPPGAVPPGARFDPFGPIGTSPSGPNPDHLPPPGYDDMYL; encoded by the exons ATGGCGGGCTTGGAGGTTCTCTTCGCGTCGGCCGCGCCGGCCATGACCTGCCCACAGGACGCACTCGTCTGCTTCTTGCACTGGGAAGTGGTGACAAACGGCTACTATGGCTTGGGCACCGGCGACCAG CCAGACCCCAATGATAAGAAGTCAGAACTACTGCCGGCTGAGTGGAACAGCAATAAAGAACTGTATGCCCTCCGGTATGAGTCTAAGGACGGTGCCAGAAAACTCCTTCTGAAAGCTGTGTCTGTGGAGAACGGCATGATCATCAATGTGCTG GAGCATGGCACACAGCAGGTGGCAGACTTGACTCTGAACTTAGATGACTATATTGATGCAGAAGACCTGAGTGATTTCCACAG GACCTATAAGAATAGTGAGGAGCTTCGGTCTCGGATCAGATCTGGAATTATCACACCTATCCATGAGCAGTGGGAGAAGGTTCGTTTAAGCAGTCCTCCTCGGGAGTTCCCACCTGCCACTGCCAGAGAGGTGGACCCACTCCGGATTTCCTCACACCATCCTCATACTAGCCGGCAGCCTACTTG GCGTGATCCCCTGAGCCCATTTGCTGTCGGGGGAGAAGACCTAGACCCCTTTGG GTGTCAGAGAGGTGGCATGATTGTGGATCCCCTGAGATCCGGCTTCCCAAGAGCACTTATTGACCCATCCTCAGGCCTCCCAAACCGGCTTCCTCCTGGTGCTGTGCCTCCAGGAGCTCGCTTTGACCCCTTTGGACCCATTGGGACCAGTCCATCTGG ACCTAATCCTGACCATCTTCCCCCACCGGGCTACGATGACATGTACCTGTGA
- the Psmf1 gene encoding proteasome inhibitor PI31 subunit isoform X1, whose amino-acid sequence MAWAPATSLVSSQPDPNDKKSELLPAEWNSNKELYALRYESKDGARKLLLKAVSVENGMIINVLEHGTQQVADLTLNLDDYIDAEDLSDFHRTYKNSEELRSRIRSGIITPIHEQWEKVRLSSPPREFPPATAREVDPLRISSHHPHTSRQPTWRDPLSPFAVGGEDLDPFGCQRGGMIVDPLRSGFPRALIDPSSGLPNRLPPGAVPPGARFDPFGPIGTSPSGPNPDHLPPPGYDDMYL is encoded by the exons ATGGCTTGGGCACCGGCGACCAG CCTGGTGTCTTCTCAGCCAGACCCCAATGATAAGAAGTCAGAACTACTGCCGGCTGAGTGGAACAGCAATAAAGAACTGTATGCCCTCCGGTATGAGTCTAAGGACGGTGCCAGAAAACTCCTTCTGAAAGCTGTGTCTGTGGAGAACGGCATGATCATCAATGTGCTG GAGCATGGCACACAGCAGGTGGCAGACTTGACTCTGAACTTAGATGACTATATTGATGCAGAAGACCTGAGTGATTTCCACAG GACCTATAAGAATAGTGAGGAGCTTCGGTCTCGGATCAGATCTGGAATTATCACACCTATCCATGAGCAGTGGGAGAAGGTTCGTTTAAGCAGTCCTCCTCGGGAGTTCCCACCTGCCACTGCCAGAGAGGTGGACCCACTCCGGATTTCCTCACACCATCCTCATACTAGCCGGCAGCCTACTTG GCGTGATCCCCTGAGCCCATTTGCTGTCGGGGGAGAAGACCTAGACCCCTTTGG GTGTCAGAGAGGTGGCATGATTGTGGATCCCCTGAGATCCGGCTTCCCAAGAGCACTTATTGACCCATCCTCAGGCCTCCCAAACCGGCTTCCTCCTGGTGCTGTGCCTCCAGGAGCTCGCTTTGACCCCTTTGGACCCATTGGGACCAGTCCATCTGG ACCTAATCCTGACCATCTTCCCCCACCGGGCTACGATGACATGTACCTGTGA
- the Psmf1 gene encoding proteasome inhibitor PI31 subunit isoform X2, which yields MCWTYKNSEELRSRIRSGIITPIHEQWEKVRLSSPPREFPPATAREVDPLRISSHHPHTSRQPTWRDPLSPFAVGGEDLDPFGCQRGGMIVDPLRSGFPRALIDPSSGLPNRLPPGAVPPGARFDPFGPIGTSPSGPNPDHLPPPGYDDMYL from the exons ATGTGCTG GACCTATAAGAATAGTGAGGAGCTTCGGTCTCGGATCAGATCTGGAATTATCACACCTATCCATGAGCAGTGGGAGAAGGTTCGTTTAAGCAGTCCTCCTCGGGAGTTCCCACCTGCCACTGCCAGAGAGGTGGACCCACTCCGGATTTCCTCACACCATCCTCATACTAGCCGGCAGCCTACTTG GCGTGATCCCCTGAGCCCATTTGCTGTCGGGGGAGAAGACCTAGACCCCTTTGG GTGTCAGAGAGGTGGCATGATTGTGGATCCCCTGAGATCCGGCTTCCCAAGAGCACTTATTGACCCATCCTCAGGCCTCCCAAACCGGCTTCCTCCTGGTGCTGTGCCTCCAGGAGCTCGCTTTGACCCCTTTGGACCCATTGGGACCAGTCCATCTGG ACCTAATCCTGACCATCTTCCCCCACCGGGCTACGATGACATGTACCTGTGA